The genomic window GCCAAAACCCAACTACGACATGTACGTTAGAGACTAAATTTTGAATCTCATCATTGAAGCCCGCCGGGAAGGTCAGGCCCGTAAACTAACTCctaatgctttatttttcaacaaGTCACAAGCCTTGGTCCTGggagcagagcaggaagcagcagccatgtttctgtGAACAGACAGGAGGCTCAGCAGGAGGatcacttttaaagttttatttgttacgCTGCAGTCTGACTACAGCATAAGTACAAGCATAAAATCTTTGACTACAACAGCACTTAGAGCgacattttttgacttttttttctgcttttctgtaaaAGTATTGCAATAACAGACCTTAGGCCTAAAACCTATTACATCACaattgcttaaataaaaagaggcaaaaatacacaacaatTTTACCTCTGttacatacatatatatgtatatatatatatatgtatacatatatatatatatatatatatatggttaCTAAGCATGACCANNNNNNNNNNNNNNNNNNNNNNNNNNNNNNNNNNNNNNNNNNNNNNNNNNNNNNNNNNNNNNNNNNNNNNNNNNNNNNNNNNNNNNNNNNNNNNNNNNNNNNNNNNNNNNNNNNNNNNNNtatatatatatatagatttcAGCACAGAAGGGATGGGAGGGGTACAAGAAggatacatttttgtaaataaagcaAACTGATGTTACAAAACCCATAATGGAAACAGTCCTATGGTAAATGTCAGGACAAACTGTTGAGACGTTGTTACTGGAGGTGGAACGATACGGACAGCTGCTGCTTGTCAGCACTGGAGTACAGACTGCTGAGAGGAGGGAAGAGGGAGCGTCAGTCTTTTCTCTTCcaggaaacaaaacatccaaacagGAGGAGAGCAGAGGCCACTTTATCcccaaatcaaaacaacacaagTGCCACTTATTTGGTgctgtgaagaaaaagaagaagaaaaaaaaaaaatggcgcGTAGCTATGTACATCGTCTATAGATAAGAATGAACATGCTCTGCAGTTATTGTACAGTGGAGTTCTTTTTAGTACATATTAGAAGTAAATGGCTGCAGGTTAAACATGACGCCCGTTATACATTGTGCCACATATACCGCTGTTATGTAGGAAATAAGCGACTAAATAATAGAGTAAAAGTAACTGATAGTTTTTAACCCGGAGCTtgtttcctgctgctggtgCAACCTCGTGAAGCTAACTTCCTCTGGCGCTTCGCCTTGCTGTCGTCCTGACGACGAGTCTCCCGCCGACAGGAAGTAAAGCTCCAGTCATACTGCAATGTTCCTAACTGCTGCCGTCACAGAGGCTGATGAGCCTGGCTCATTCGTTGGCACGCTTGGCAAGgatgtccaaaaataaaaataaaacatcaaaacttcAAATACATCCAGTTTAGCTGCAGCACTGAAAATTATGAACTTGGgaacatttattcagtggggaatttcatatttttaatttgtttttacagaaccTCTACTGCCTCAGTCTACTGGGGGTCCTACTGTAAATACACCTGTGTTTTTCCACCACTCTAACAGAATGCTAGTGCATCCTTAAATTTGTGTGTCTAAAAATGAAGGCCTTAAAATAccttaaattagttttaaaaaaagtaagttggccttaaatatgttaatcacaggtcttaaatttgatcTTGGCAGAACTATTTAATTGTAAGTTCtatgtatacatatatgtattatgtatatattttttcgaGTCACACACCGACATCTTGATTGCGTTCTGTGACTCTATGCCAACATATCCTTCCTAGCTAGCAATATATTCCTAGCTAGCAATAAATTGCAAGCTAGGAATATATTCAAGGAAGCTTTTTGGCGTCCATCACGGGCCagtgcaaatttatcaccagtttTCTGGACAACATTCGTACATTTCTTTGGAGATATAGTtcttaaattccattcataatggtctttttaaaaaagtcttaaatccCTTCTAGGACTGAGGATCTATTTTTAGATTACAGTTCAACagatttttaatcagaaaaaaggattttcttgtatattaaaaaatgtatgtttttgcaTGCTAATGAGGTTTctcatgaagaaaaacaagcccacagcatcacagatcctctgCCAAACCTAACAGGAGGTCTTTTCCTACATCCAACCTTCTTATCCCATATGGTTCCTCCAGCCATGCAGCTATAGCAACAGGATCCGTTACTTTTCATTTCTTCCCCAGAGTAACAATATTATGGATTACTAATTCTAAATTCTTTGAtactctaattttttttaaaaaaagtgtacaCTTAAAAAATTAAGTATTGCTTTACTTGAATTTTCCCACTGAATAAATGCTCTAAAATGCAAAGGTTGCATTTGTTCACGTTTTCTGAGctgctggaagaaaatctgaatttagtTCAAacatttgtacatatttttaatgtccaATAGAGTCATCTGTGATACTAAAAGATCATTTTGATAGAACATTCCATCTGTTCATCGGTCGGGATGAACCCGACACCTGGTGTCCTGGTTCTGAGTGACGGCTGGCGCTGCGACAGAGGAAACCCATCAACCAGCTACTGAACTCAGCTCAGCCATATCATAACAGACTATTATTAGTAAGAAAATATCAGAAGTTGTAAATTTGTGTTGCAACCATATATTCTGAGCAtactttgaaaaacatgttttcttatgaaaaaaaaaagacaaagcacatttttaactgTAGGCATTTACAAATTCGATGTTGCCCtcttaaaatttttatattgtcTATACAGTATATTACATTATTCACAACATCTTTTTTGTGGTTTCTACCCATTGGGTAGGATATGTGCATAATATATTCAAGTTATATACAGCACCttacaaacaaacataaagaaaGACAGACTACTGAAAAAAGCACCGTTGGAAGTGAGGCACAACGAAGGTGGGAGCTTTTTGAGTGCAAGTGGGTTCCTATGTCTGCTCCACAGTTCCGTTACAGTGCTGCTCAGAATACTTTTGGGTGCTTTCAGGTGGGAAGGGGTGGGTGAAGGTGGCAAGAGCTCGATTGATATCTGGACTTTTTGAGATGAAATTTGAGATCAGATTCAGTTCAGAAAGCTTTTGATTGCCCAGTAATAGATTTCTCTGGAAGGACCTTGAACACCTCAGATGTACTCCGCCAGACCGGAGACGGCGCCTGCCTGGATTCCGAGAAGCAGTGTGACAGAGGCGTGGTCTGCTCAAACATGAACATTAGGCACCGTATTTACTCATATATTAGTAACATGCAAACCTCCTTGTAGAAAAGATAAAATTTATCTTATTTATCCTCCATTTACAAGCTTATGACTGCGCAGTACgaacaagctaaaaaaaaaagaaagaaaaggagggcgggaagggaagaaaagaagaaaaccataGAAGAGATTTGAGTGTGAAGCAGCTCCCTGCAGCTAAAGACCAAAACTACCAGGAGTCCCAGGTACCTGTGGGGTTCACTGCAGCTTTCTCTCCTAAGCTTAGGATGAGTGGAGGAGGACAGGATGGACAAGACAGGGGAAGGCTGGCTGAGGGAGGGGTGTGAGAAGCAGCAGTAGCAAAGACAGTAGTAGCAGCAACAGCAATAGCAGCAGCGATGTAGtagcacacacacgcgcacacatacatgcacacacaagcAGAAAGACACAAGCCGGATATCTGCATACATACATTCAAACTCATTGAAGTAGAAGGGATTCAGGCGCTTTAGCCCAAAGTGAGCCTAGCGTCCCTCTTTGTGATGTTAGAACTGAAAATCTAGCTTTAGCTTAACCCTCCCGCAGTCTTAAGAGACGGGGCCATTTGAACCCCACAAGCTTTTCGcacttttacaagtttttttttttgtgtgtagttttgggaactgacggtctgacagCTTCTCTGCTGTCCGACCGTGtcatctgctgtgttcctcctGAGCATCGTGCTAAGACAACTGGAGGGTTAAAAACACAATGTGGAGGAACAAGTGGACTTCCaggcacattttctgttttagtttgatATTTCTAATTCACTCTCACTGCATCTGCACTGCTCAAGTCGCACTGATCTGTAAAGAGGATGCATCAAGAGGCAGCAGCCCGTGGCTGAACTCCAGGGAAGTTGAGGTGTTACTGCACCTGGAAATGTGTCTGTTCCATCTCTACCCAACGCAAATCAATGTTGGGGGTTAAACAGTGTTGAAACTCATATAGCCTCTTTATATGTTATATTCTCCGACCCGTCCAACAAATCTTATGCACAAAGTTccagttggtaaaaaaaaaaaaaaaaaaaaaaaaaaaaagtcgtaGTCAAAAGTCTGGATCTAGAGAGAACCACTGTCAAACATTGTGAAAACCTTCATCATACTCTGTTTACCTGCCTTGTTTTTCAGTTGTGGAAGTAGATGCATTATAACTATCACTATCATCTATCACTAGAATCAGGGTAATAATGCTCAAGTGCATTCAATATTGCAGTGACACTGTTTTGAAGTGCTTCACCAACAGGGGCCACTGAAAGACCCCAAGACACAGCTAggttcaaaattatttaagattttggtagatttagaatttaaaataatattttcagttaatgaaaatgtttcttctaaCTGGACGTAATACTATCAACAGAGATTTTTCTAGTGATTCAAAACGGCTGAGTTTGCCAAATGTTTGGTAGGTAGAAACATGCAGAGATCCACtaacatttcattcattcagagcAGGGGGTACACATTGTTTTGATGTGTTCTGTTTAATCTTTTTGTCTGAGCCatttaaactcagttttttgGTCTCTTACATACTAGTGAAGGGGAGAGGGCTATACGGTTGTGTGTCGTGCTACTTTCATAGTAAGTTGATAACTGTATTGAGGCCTTCTGAATCGTAAGCGAATTGTAAGGTCTACGGTTCGACGTTCCCGTTTCCATTCAGATcaaacttcttggttgaatgaaaGCAACTTTAAGTTTACCAGCAGCATGAATTACTTAGAGTCCACTTGTAGgaatggaaaacaataaaaaactatgTCAAGATAAAAGCAGCCTAATCTGccagaaaagaagaaacactGTAATGCACACCATATAGCCCAATCTGCATACATTATTTTACATAGGGATGTATCAAAAATGACACCAAAAATGTATAGAATAATACTGATGTTCCACAATGTTCCCTACTGTTAGATAGAAATATGCATGCAAAGAGAACAGGGTTAGGATtaatagctgcgtttccattacaaacatgagcaaatctttgtctatattccgctaatataaaaaaaaactaaattttgactttctgtcacttccattaaataagaaattagaaTCACATGTGAAGTTTATTCACATGATAAGCCATGGCAACAAGGGTTGTAAACATGAAATAcgttcataattcagccatggcaCTAGCGCtaatctatcagccaatcataTGAGACACCAGTGTCTTATTCAGGTGTTTGAACAGCAAATCCCTTGTTCATGCAACTATGTAGTTGGTGTGTTTACAGAAGAGCTCTGGATTAAACACGCTGGAATGACACACAACTCTTTATGAAaagtgtgatgctgtgagaacTCTGGTGGAGCCGGCTGCACattgtctggaaaaaaacaaatagaaaccaTCCTCCTCCTACCTAAAGGAAAAGTTTGCTAAaactttttatagaaaaaccTGAGTTTTTCCAGAATTAGTGTTTCCATTATGAgactttatttacataaattcaatttgtgcattttttatggtcaatggaaacgcagcttgtgTGATACTAGATTGAGCAAATTAGATAAATGTGACATGATCCGAGAACTGGTATTTGATCCAGTGAGTCATGTCTTCTCTGTGGCTgcaaatctgaatttatttccaccAGATCTGAGTGGGTTGGAATGGTCAGAAAGTAAATTTGTCATGAGATTTGTTGACACCTTGCCGGAGCTTGAAAATGAATCTGAAGCTAACTTTGTGAATGTTACTGGAACCTGTTGCGTCTCTTTGGCTACTGACCCTCGACCATTCCTGGGTTTTTAAGAAATGCTTTGCTGAattcaaacagaagaaaacaaacaagcatgtagttaaatgttaaaaactccCAAGCAGTCAGATGAGAAATCAATCAGCTGtacgcacatgcacacatacaaTACCCATGCAGGAGCTTTAAGTGCTTTTCAGTGTTGCCTAGGGTCTGAGCAACGAACACGCTGACACACTCGTACTGCAAGGAGGAGACTGCATCAGCATGCTGCCAAACGACGACTCCACTCCAGTCTCAGCTTTAAAGGGCTTGGCTGACTCTGCATCATCTTTGCACACAAATGGCAGGATGGGCGATGAGCAGTTTATCTTTGCAGGGCGGGAGTGGAGGGGGAAGAAGGTGCACTGAAATGTGCTGAAGTGAGATAGAGCAAGCGCAACAGCAGAGATTGAAGGCAACAATGAGGTGAAAAAAAGGCTAGATTTTCTAGTTTATCAAAAAGGACCCTCTGGTAGCCCTTTGACTTCAACcacagtcagtttttttttgtggaatccttATTTAAGCGATCTTTACTTGatctttttgttgtgtgtgtgtgtgtgtgtgtgggtcgTCGCTGATGAGAAGACGGAGCGTTGAGCCTTCTATTGGTTGGCAGAACTGCGGAAGGGTTGAGATCCGTGTGGCAGAATGCACTGTGCGGGTCGACAAAGAAAAGGGTCAAGTGCTCAGAGAACAGGACAGGACAGGTTTTTAGAGAAGAACCTCCTTTGACCAAGATGCCAAATAAAACCTAACACACGATGTTACCCATGGAGTCGGAACACAgttttaaaggggcggtattatgcGTTTTTCAGGGACacggtgccattttatagcacaatccaGTAACTACGTTACCTTCAGTTCTTATAAAATTgctgtacatatcaaatatgacttaaaagaaattttacttttttaacttaacaccttgaaattgggcctttgtctctttaaaaactcctgccctttctgaaactccaccttcaggaagtcacaaAATGGCTcatctattaaccctttaacaaagtttttaccaaTAATGAGCTCAGGTGATATGCAGTTCTACAAAATgcttgctaactgctgctggctagtctgaaggagctgagttggctgctctgtgaggcggaaccTCTGAAACTGGGGAGAGCTTTGTCCTTGAAGgcagagctaggtccacccTGGAAATTTGCCTAGCTTAATGggtgccatggagattaaataatttcttaaacatgcatgaaagaatcaaggcaagaATCGAGGTATGGTTTTGGTGAGGGAATAACGTTATAGCAGGATGTGAAGCTCAAAAGAGTCGAttatacataatactgcccctttaaacttGGTTTAAATCGTTAGTCAGTTCAATGTCACAAGACAGATTTCTCTCCCCGATTAGGAAGCAGACGTAAAGCAGTACGTGGTTATTCTCTTACTAAGTTTCAGTGTGCCTGTTGTGTGAACAGATGTTTTAGGCTGGGTTCAAGGATTTCTTGCGCTTTTCAGACAAGGATGGAGATGAGCTTAtacttgttagtttttgttaaatttttttttcatttttttgagtttttgacaACTTTGGAGCGAGACTTCAGTCAGTCGTTCAGTCCATCCATGAAAAGAAACCCtcgataaaaacaaaaaacaaaacaacaaaaagcaaagattaaccctgcaacaaaaataaaatgaaaacacaaacatcagcaTCACATGACATCATGTCCCTCCTCTCTTACGACAAAAGAGATAGTGCAACTTTTAgggaacttttctttttgtgttgtgAATGTTAGAAGATGTTATTTGCCCTCTTTGCTTTGCTTCCTCGTGAACCTTGGCACTAAGATTTGGGTTTGTGagtctttagttttgttttttgttgtgttctCTGTATGTCCTGGGTTCTCAGTTCTCGCGTTGTGCACAGATCCCGGTCCGAAAAGCaaatcaaaaagacaaaagaaaaaaggaacttTCTCCTCCATCCCCATGGTAGAGCTTTGACcgaatgaaaaaaaacccaaaggcTGTGCTAGctagtttttctctctctccaagagaaggaggaaataaaaaattcccCAGCGGTGCCAGCTGGAtagaaagtgaaatgaaatcaaCTCTGGGTTTCTCCTTCCTTGTTTTGCTGTAGCTCGGGTCGAGATTTGTTTGTGCGTGGGAGTGTGGAGAGAGGACATGAGAGCGACAGAGCGATACAGAGGCCGATACTTCCATGTCAGCCGTAAACATAGGAGACGGTGCTGAGTCCGGGGTGCTTGGCCCCCGCCTGCCCCACTCTCCCTTTCCTCACACCAGGTCCTCTGGTTGGCCATCCTTGGCCTTGGCAGGTACTAttgtgctttctgattggcccTGCTGCTGGATCGTCCTGCTTCCCAGTCCCCCCGGATCCCCTGGTCTCCCTATTCTCTGGTTATTGCTGTGCTGGTGTAAAAAGAACGTGGAGCCTGGGAAATGGCCCATCACCTCACTGTATGCCGGCGGGGGCCCCTCCATGCGCCCGTGGCTACAGGAGTTGGCCACGCTGATGCCAGAGTTACTGCTGGGTGGTCTCGGGCCCCCTCCTCCAAGGCCTCCTCCGGCCCCCACCAGGCCGCCGCCGTTCCCTATGTCGATCAAGTCACTGTCATAGATGGTCCGGTTGGGCGGCGCCCTCACCGACTCCCGGTTCAGCTCCATCTGCTGCTCGGGGTCGCGGAGCTGCAGCGTGCAGGGCCCCTGGTACGGTGGGGGCTCCTCGCCGTCTGACAACGATATGGTGGGCGGCAGGTCGATCTGGTGCTGCATGTAGGGGTAGGTGGGCTGGAAGCGGCTGAAGCGGTCGCGCTGCATGAAGGAGGGAGCGGTGAAGCGATCCCTGGCCTGGGGAGCGTATAATACCTGGATCAGAGAGAAACACAACAGGGAAAACCCAGCATTAAGAGGAGGAGGGACaccaataacataaaaacaaacaaaaaacatgcaaagaaatGAACTCAAATGTCTGAGTTTTACTCATTCAGAACCTCTAAAACAAGAATCTATAAATGGCCAAaggaacttttgtttgtttagacaCACTGCAACGTGACATCACACGCCAAAGTTCCCGGCCTCCAACAGGATCTGCTTGCCGACCATGAATAccattggttaaaaaaaaaaaaaaaaaaaaaaatatatatatatatatatatatatatatatatacacacacacacacacacacacacacacacacatacacaaacttACAAAGGAATGGAGTGCTTTGTTAGTAATTGTCAAGGGTATCAGAGTATCACATTTCAGAGGTCagtgaaaagttttaataaaaaaaaatagtgagttatgctagcttgactttaaCAGTCAGAGAGGTCTAGGCAAAATGAACCTCATCATGTTGGACTGCTATTCCTATTGTTGGTTGACAACAGAGCAAATGTTCTGTCTTTCTGAATTCTTTCTTCCAGGGCTGCATACTCACCGCTCTAGAAATGTCAGGGTCAGATTTGCTTTATGACTGTAAACCAGAAAATTTACAGTCATAAATCAAATCCCAGGCTTTACaatctgggggaaaaaaagcaatacaGTTGACCCCGTGCGTATTGACGGAGTCCCCCTCAACTTTTCTGTGGAACGTGTTatcaaattatttgcagaaaactaGTTAGTTCACTGATTTATTTGgtagagcatatctaaaatatatgataGAAAATACAGTTTCGGAAGCAGATAATCCCGGAGCACCAATCATTTTCTTAACATCCGTTGACTCTATCCccaagcagaaataaagaagacTGAGGATGTTAGTTCATGAAGGGTTTCATTGTGCGTATAATACGCATTTTTGTCAATTTGGAGTTTAAACTATTCAGACAGGAAGTTCTGAACAATTTTAGAGGAGGTCTcaaatatttgtggattttagctATGTGCGGGTGGCTGCGATCCCTAAGCCCCACAAATTCCGATGGTCCACTGTATGTAATAACGTGTATGTCACAATGAAgatctgtgattaaaaaaataaaaaagcacaactACTTCACTAAAAAAggttaaatactttttactttttttattcattgcaAACAGAGTCCAGACAATAAGAACTCTACTCATCGTGAGAATAATATCCAAGGTAATAAATCCATTAGGTCTGTGTCAACATGGTTTTATTCAAAAAGTATCATTTAGTGCTTTGTTATAGAACTTCTTTAAAGTCCTAAAACACttttagcaacaaaacaacaaacattgcCAAATATATTACTGGCTGAGATAATGGTGCTATTTTAGAGCTCAGCCTCTCaagataatctttttttttcttatttttgttaactGCTTAAATATAGATACAGGATCAATGGCTTTGATGCAAACGATGGCAGATCATTGTGATGTACCTCCACACAGACCAGTGAACTACCAGTTAGTGGTTACAGATGTTTTAGCTTGATTACAGGAGAGGAAGGATATCCCTCACTCAAACAGGACAACCATCACACATTAGTTCATCTGCCAacttttgttcttcatttcaaTTAACTCCTCAGACTGGAACATCATGAGCCATGTGTTCATATCTAACATTTCTATCCAGCCCCactccctgctgctgcagcaactcATTATCAGAGGGAACTTATTTCAATTAGGGACTGTGTCTCTAATCATCAACCCCCACTGACAAAACGGTCTGGGTGAAGAGAACAACAGGCTTGGAAACAGAAGCTGGGGGAGAGAAGGGGAGAGAGGATCTGGGCAGCTGAAATGGAGAGACTGACTGAAGCACAGAAAGAGTAAATCTgaaaggatttaaaaagaaaggctGCTGAGATAAGGACGGAGAGAAAGGAGAAGGGAATTAAAAGAGCcatggagagaaagagagcagggccagacaggaaaaaaaaaaaacagaagagagaaaGTGGAGACGGAAAGATAGAAAGACAGAGGGGGGAGAAAGGTGTAGAGCTGATGGAGGGAGCAGAGCGCAGCGGAGCAGGGCAGCTCTCAGACGGCTGTCTAGACAGTGTCAGGGGAGGTGTTGCTGATTAATGACGCACCAGAATCCACTGGCACCCCCACCCCCTTCTCAGcccaaacacacgcacgcacacacacacacacacacNNNNNNNNNNNNNNNNNNNNNNNNNNNNNNNNNNNNNNNNNNNNNNNNNNNNNNNNNNNNNNNNNNNNNNNNNNNNNNNNNNNNNNNNNNNNNNNNNNNNNcacacacacacacacacacacacacacacacacacacacacacacacacacacagagattcAGACAGCATCCCTGCATCTACCAGCCACCCACACTCACTGGCTGTGTCTCCCTCTGTGTTTGTCTCTGCATGGCCTTTTCCTCTCCAGCTGCttcagcaccaacactgtttccACCTAAAGTCACTCTCTTCCTCTTCGGCTGCTGGATTCTCTCAAACCCCACTTCCTGTCACTTCCCATTCtcttttcttgtgttttacCTGTAAGGTTCTCACTGAGGGAGAGCTGCAACTTTAGATTTGATGTGTATGTGGAAGCACATTAGGACCACTTTAACTCATCGCTCCAATGACACTATGCGTCACGTGTTTCTCTTTTAACCTCTCCAACTCCCTCTTGTCACCTGGACTCAAACTCTTTCACCAGGCAAACAATCATTAAGCTAAGCTCGCTACCGGTCATGGCAAGTATGCTGGCATTAGTTTACATATCTGTACCCATGATTCTTTCAGAACATGCCAGCTTTGATCCTGTCTAAAGTATGGTGCCAGGCTTGCCCGGTGCGGCATATGAGCTCCATTCCTGGACgatcaaatatttacaagcaGCCTGAATGCAAATGCCAGGCTCCTTGCACCTCAAC from Poecilia reticulata strain Guanapo linkage group LG6, Guppy_female_1.0+MT, whole genome shotgun sequence includes these protein-coding regions:
- the ldlrad4b gene encoding low-density lipoprotein receptor class A domain-containing protein 4 isoform X2; the protein is MQNVTAPGGPGNSNVTCSCNCTASQPQGMEISELEFVQIVIIIVVMTVMVVVIICLLNHYKLSTWSFITRQSQARRHDHALQQDGCLWPSDSGSRQGASEVLYAPQARDRFTAPSFMQRDRFSRFQPTYPYMQHQIDLPPTISLSDGEEPPPYQGPCTLQLRDPEQQMELNRESVRAPPNRTIYDSDLIDIGNGGGLVGAGGGLGGGGPRPPSSNSGISVANSCSHGRMEGPPPAYSEVMGHFPGSTFFLHQHSNNQRIGRPGDPGGLGSRTIQQQGQSESTIVPAKAKDGQPEDLV
- the ldlrad4b gene encoding low-density lipoprotein receptor class A domain-containing protein 4 isoform X1: MQETDLPATNAFKECKFHCTNGNCLRLGSLICNQLNNCGDNSDEENCPVVTQHPPPGIFNSELEFVQIVIIIVVMTVMVVVIICLLNHYKLSTWSFITRQSQARRHDHALQQDGCLWPSDSGSRQGASEVLYAPQARDRFTAPSFMQRDRFSRFQPTYPYMQHQIDLPPTISLSDGEEPPPYQGPCTLQLRDPEQQMELNRESVRAPPNRTIYDSDLIDIGNGGGLVGAGGGLGGGGPRPPSSNSGISVANSCSHGRMEGPPPAYSEVMGHFPGSTFFLHQHSNNQRIGRPGDPGGLGSRTIQQQGQSESTIVPAKAKDGQPEDLV